In the Parasteatoda tepidariorum isolate YZ-2023 chromosome X2, CAS_Ptep_4.0, whole genome shotgun sequence genome, aatgacaaatactaaactaaaaataacttaaatttcgttaccactagaaaatatttttttaaaaatcggagCAATTTGGCCTCTCTGCAATAActgtagtaaaaataaataataaaaacttaaatgacttcttttttacctttataacaatttttattgaatgtagATGACAAAAACTATTCGTTATTATATCGTAAAGTTACACCTAATGTGCTTCGTAATCACTgccttaattatatatttttaaaaattttgtcaaaaataaattaaaaaaagtatacttatCATTGgtcaaaaactaatattttaagcacACAAAAAATCCCAAAATATAACGTTTCAAAGTATCAAAATATAGCTTTTGACTACAGGGAAAGCGGGATTGAAACATGAAAACATGTTTGATTGCCGGTGAAATCAGAAGTGCTTACAAGATACAACACCAGgcaaacaatatattttcaatatgatATCAGTCCCCCCTTCCCTTAAAAGTGATTCTCTTTTTCCTAgccaaatattctaaataaagcaTCTGTAAAATTGGAGATACTTATCACGGCCTTGTAAAGGGTTAAATTATAAAGTCACAGACACACattttctatgcaaaaaatatagctttttttctCCAACGGAATTAAACTTTTGAACGCCATTAAATGGCTAAAACATTTGGGCTCTAAGTtactttataattgttatttttattttctgtatgcTTCACAATATCTTTGGAACTAActgaaaatcattaataaataaaaatccttcATCTGAATGTAAttcatgtaaatttaaaattcaaatttttttttattttttgtttatttaatttaatgactactgaaaatattttgaatttcaaaacaagaaaaatcccGAAGTACTTTTGatgcattgaaaaattataaagttttttgaatgaaaattttaaatgataaaatgtaaactttaagcaaaaatattaatttgattcaaaatgtgAAGTATGAAGATTTTGAAGATTTGTTCAAtagatttaattcaaattttaaattttgaaatttaaaattaaatgacttatgcctttgacacagaattttaattacacatactttcataatttttttttatcattttttaataatttaggtcaaaataagtaaaaaatagaatatttagcattttaataatttatggttataaaatactgCATGAAATACCGATGTTTTTTTCTGCTCTAGAGGTAAAATCTTCCAttcacggctcacttccaaacaataattttacaaatttgctcttatttacaataattttgatctaaCATAAATAGTTATTcgttattgaaatttctttaatttacaaaataaattattgattaatttttgaatatgactgaaaaaaatttgaaactccttttttaagattttatatgtcaataaaaattaattccaataATCTAAGAGATTTTTAGACtgctttttatcattaaaaaataccaaaatatattttttcttttgtaattagagcgttaaaaaaagaagtataaaaagGACCCCGGTGTTCCATCTGCTTCAAACGGCTAagaggatatttaaaaaaaaaattcaattattattaatataaataaaagattcataaataatattttttgcaaaattatcttcatgTATACAAGTCATTTTTTTAGATGGTTACgcagatttttataattgttacaaTTAGTTTGCGAGATTTAgcgaaatatgtaaaattttcgaCCGGAAACTGTTGGGATCATTTCTTTCAGTTCGTATCGTTTGGCTATAACGTCTGCCAAAAGAACGGTCTGAAAATAgcgttttatttcaatttcataaatcaTGATCGGtatttagcatttaattaaGTACTTGTATTTCATTGAATTGTGAATCAACTCTTAATTGctacattaataaattcttatttcagGATAAGCCTAGCCAAGTTGGTGTGGccttcatttatattatttctgtcTTCATCAATGTTCTCTCAATCGTTCTTGATGGTTCTCCAGgtatcttttcaaataaaatgtatttaaatatcatatgcAAACCATTTAGCAAATTATACGATTAACGGGGAAGTTACCAGAAGTACCACTCATAAAccaagctaattttttaatatatatgtaaacggttagaaaataatttaacctTCCTTATTGGTACCGCAGTGGActgactgatcgtaaagacacggttcccagtagaacaccgaagtcaagcatcactggctgtgatcagtaagcgggtgggtgaccactttgatcaacctgcgtagggaccgagggtgcacagcatcggtcctcgttaaactgctctaccgtaaagtgctcgacttcgcgcacaGGTCGTCTGACTGCAAGgcaggggagccatcctctctgcagaagatcaaaattgcaatgccCAGAGAATGCGCGCTCCAGTGAATGCATGTAAACTTCTTCCATTATAAGAGTTAACTACACCCgttaaattatatatgaaagCTCGATTTGgtgttaattaaaaagtaaattctttgGGATGTTCAACATCAAATTCAGAGAGATAGTACACCACAGTTTTCATATTGTTGGGAAAGTCACGATTTATTGCCCCTAAACACGAGTAacagtatttttattagtaacagttttgttttatttattttgactcaGACAACAGTTTAGATTTTTGCTTCATATTAGCATTGATTGATTTGttatttacagttttgtatCTGGATAGATTGCCACCATGGTTGGCTGTTGTCATTTCCGCTGCTGTTGGTATCATTGTTGGAGTCatcattcaatttttgattgtcggcaataaaaagaaacaaggtaaattataattgtttggGGCAATATAACTCTAAACCACATTGTTTAGGAGAGTGCTTTTAGAGAAATACCACCATGTAAGCAATGAGCTCTTTCTGTGTTTCTGGAAGCAGAACAAAGAAACAGCTTAATTCAAAACGtcgctttttgaaaaatgtgattATTACTATATTGCTTCAAGCTTTCTAATGGAAGCAATCTCATTATagctaaattttcattttgtttcatttagcTTATAAGGAAGATCATTAGTGcatacttaaaaacatttaaaaggaaTGCAACTCGCACGCTAGTTATTAGATttgtcagttttaaaaataaaaatcccaaaaaaaaaatttcacaatttgaatttttattgaaaagatatttcttcGGTCTATAAGGTCTATTCGGTCTATTTCTTCCATTTATAAGAGGGATGTTGttcttttctattaaattgcatttactataaaaaattaaatttgattttaaattttttacgataaatttaattattgattgcTTATGTTGGTTTACTTATTACGCTAtgtttatacattaattatttcgtttttattgaattaactaTTCTGTACGATGCAAatgatatttatgtattttaaacttttatgtatattaactttcaatgtaattgcatttcaaatcttgattgaattattttctgtGAATGATTCTTTTTCCTATTCCTCCCCCCCCGCCCGCCAATATTCTTGTTCCTAATTttgaacattgttttttttctctatattctAGTTCCTATTGAACAAGCCCATGAAGAAATATCATTAGAAAACCCTATTTCgaaagatgaaaatttaatggtcagttatagtttttattaattacatatacGCACAGAGATGTGGGAAGGGAAATTTTCCACTGCTTTtccggaaaattttaaaagtcaaatagGCAATATTTTTTGGTACATTTTTATAGGACATATTAGCATTTCTCATATTTTCTATCTATTTGTGTTTTTGTAATTCTGACTTTGCAATccctataaataaaattcagtttgattttgttttacttgAGATTTGTCCTAGCTTCATTTGCAACTCATAACGaggaaattcataattaaatagcagaaaaagaatcacccatttcttttatttgataaacAAAATAGTGAGGCTGCTACAGTTATAAATGGAATGGCTTTAgataggaatgaaaaaaaaattctattctgtAATGTGATTAGCGATGACAATGTCAatctttaaaattctgattCTGAGCATGATCTAGCAAAGGTACATAGAATCGTTTCTTAGTCTAATTTATTTAACCCTATTCTTACCAGTTCTGAGAGTGTGACCTTGAAAACTAGGACATCATTTACTCTTGGTGTTAACACTATTGGAAAAGTGTTAGTAGAAAAAACTGCAATCAAGATcgcattattttgtttgtttttttaccacAAATTCTTCATTCTATAAATTTACCATATcgcatttttatcttttcttgaaatgtgtcagcagaaatttaaaaaaaagaagtttgctttcattttactttatgaAGAGAAATATGCAgttattttagaacattttgtgTTTCCATTTCAGATATTCATAGATCAGTTTAATAAACAGAATATTTTGaccaatattcatttttttttgttgagaaacaTACAATTAATTCTGTACATAATTTGTTTCCATTTTGTACACATTAGATATTCATAGATCAATTACGTATGctgataaattcaatttagttgcccaatgtgatattttttaattactgtaacATTAATTACTGCATAATagttaataaagaattattatattttaagttttcagatttaaacgcgattaaaaaatttcaaatcgcgATTTCTATGcgttgttaatattttttcccttgtaGGAATGGGAGGAACTCTAAAAAGCATCACATTCAGTGTTCATGACTCCAGTTTTCTTTACTTATAACCTCTAATGAATGAGAGTAATTTTACAGTTGATTTAAAAGCTTAGAAAATTATCctgaaaatgtatttgaaatatctgttttaaaattttccggaAAACCCACATCTCTATAAACACAATTTAACGAAACTCTACCCATAATGCAATTTTACACAGTTGACAGACGACGACCATCCTGAAGtaagaaaacttttcaaagGCTTGCAAATAATGACAGCTATTTTCGGATCATTTGCACATGGAGGAAATGATGTTAGGTAAATATTCTgtcaagttatttattttatactattagGTAATGATGTTAAGAGTacaaatagtatatttattaaaacctaGACGCGTTTTGACACGGTGCATCTTCATCagcagaatatttataaaagcgtTTCGGTACTACATGATGCATAATGAAcagggagatttccgtatcgtgaacTGTAGCAAAATAATTGCCAAATCTTGGCAACTTCGGGCAGAGGCCcgaaagaaactttaaaaaaaaaaaaaaaaaaaaaactcagaacgGAACCAACTTGAAATGTATAACTCTCAGCCATCCCTACGCAAATTGTTTTGTTCACCTGTTGTtacgtgttttttttcctttttttttacaaaaattgcaagtttaaaatctatttggcgccaaccaggtggccgagtggttagcgcgcctgactgcggagctgatggttgcgggttcgaatcccgctcaggacatggatgtttctttctctctctgtgtgttctatgtcctttcttttGTGTGATTGtatgaatgtgacccgccctttaaacgggtttgtggttgtgtgacgtgggcgacgctgctccaccgccgtggcttggccataggtgctcactgggtagcatttctgaggccaattggaaatagacccaagtgcccgctaataaccaaaaaaaatctatttggcaccttgcgATGGTAATTGAcgcgacagatcacgatacggaaatatcccctaATGAACCATGTTTGTCACATTAACGCTATTTTTACTGTTGTTGTAAGCTTCAAACTTATTCTAGATTTCTTTCAGTAATGCTATTGCACCCTTGATCAGTCTGTGGCTACTTTATACCAAAGATACAAATGGCTCAACACCCGCGTGGTTGCTTATTTACGGTGGATTTGGAATTAGTATCGGATTATGGGTTATGGGAAGAAAAGTCATTCAAACTATGGGACAAGATCTTACAAAAATAACTCCATTAAGGTAAGAATGACCcaaatattgctttttcttttcaccCCATTATTGACTGCAAATGTTGATTTTGGATTATTGTCAAACAAATTGCACTAAGACTGTgattattcttttaatcaaCTAGTAGGAAACCAAAATTTTTCCTTATCTTATACATTTTCATAGAAAATCTAGCGAAGTTGACAGTACAAAAAATGACCTTTgatgaatgaaaaatgaattattccTTAAATGAATCAGCATATTTTCAAAGATGGCTACCTTGATGCGTAAATATAAACATGGTCTTGTAAATGActctctttaatattttatacatagtGTTTTGTAAAAACTACCTTTAATGTACATTGCAGaatccttataaaaataaacaaactatgGATctccattaatatttaaataagaaaaaatactatcGAAACAAACCTTACGAATCGCACTTAAGGAAGGCGAGTGTTCAAAACACCAAAGCTTGTTTGATTGCAggttgttgctttttttaataaccatcgttgaacagccgactcaatttttggttttaagactactaatgttcaacgatcaatctccaattcagtacccccagacaCATTGATTTGGTATGGAAACATGAAGGATTTTGTGACCTGACAAATTTaaagtgcaccagtcaccatttactacacggggaataTTCGACCGGCGAGATTCGAACTCTAGTTCTCacaaacgtgagtccagcgccctgccatccaggctatcccggccttcaaaaatctaattataaaagtatataaatggCTAATTTTGCAAATGACTTATTATCTTAAGCTAGCACAACTGCTTTCATGCAAGTATATAAGCAAAGCTAGTCTTTAGGTTGTTAGAATTATTACACATTACACTaagactatttttaatgaaaaatggttaagattataaagtataaatatttccattaaagTTCTAACTGtcttaccaaaaaataaaagaagtcgTATTTTATCCcctgttaataatttaatctatttattttacagtgGCTTTACTATTGAAATTGGAGCTACAACAACTGTCTTGTTGGCTTCTAAAATAGGAATTCCAATCAGTACGACTCACTGCAAAGTTGGCTCAATTGTATTTGTTGGGATGACCCGTAGTACAAAtgatgttgattttaaattgttcaaaaatattattttagcttgGTTGGTAACTTTACCATTTACTGGTGTCATTTCTGGTCTCACAATGCTTGTTTTATATTCCACTACAATTTCTTaactttcattataaattttaagcctatcatttttctcattttataataaaagttacatattttttgtagttttttttttattaattcatcaaagatagctCCATTTGTGTTATACTTACCATATATCACGTtgattttacaaatgttttgatagtcatagaaatttattatgctGTCTCTCACGAACATAGTCTCTCACTTCTAAACACTTGTATGCAAGGGCAATAAACattctgtattattttatttttactgtatttcttCACATATTAAACATTCACGATAAATATTACTATAGAAGATGATTCATTTACACTGCATGGAATCCTCCAAACATACAAGATATATCTTAAACCTATACTGTTATGACAAATCAGGCAAAAACTTTGAGCATCTTTTGTAGTATTGGTCATAAATGTGTGAATTGAAGAAAAGCGgcgaaattaaaatgatttttgtttattgcCTTTCTATATTACCTATAATTTGCAGCTCTAGCGGCTTTGAATATAGTTTACGACCTCATGTTTCTTAGAGATATTATATTCAATTCGTATGCttaatttacctttttattttgaCTACTCTCTTTTGAAACAACCAGTAATCACTTGAGCCCGTATTCTCACGACCTGAAAATTCCTtgtaaaaatccttaaaaatagcGAAAAATACCCTTAAGATATCAATGTCCTTAAAATAGCGTCTTGTAATTAGAAACTTTGTTCAGGGTTTCAATATGACAATCGTCACTGTGGTCCTCAATCGTCAATGTGTTATCACATGAATTTTTTAGATATGAATATTGccttcataaataaaatgtgatagaacatttaagaaaaatgaataacttcTCTTAAAAGCtaccactttatttttaaaaaaaactaatctacGTTGATATCccatcaaaatcaaaattgaatgcTTACTATATTATGGTCTCTATCTCAATCCTCTTCTTTgtctataataatatttgaaaatttgtcaTTACAGTGGTGAAAGCAATTGAAGAGGCAAATGTGtttcttttacaattaaaaaaactgacaaagtaaatgaaacaaattaccGTAGACCAGGGTCCTTATCAATCCCTATGGCAACCACACCCACTTTTGCTCCAAGGCACCCTGGAGCTCAAGGATTGTGGTTTAAGCTGGTCTTCGATCTGCAATTGAGCATCCATGAACGTACCATACGTGATCGAGGTAATTAAGGTCTAAGGACATTGCATGCAACTTCAATCGTTGAATATCATCCGATTGGATATATTCGTTTAAAATCAGAGCCCTGCGTAGACGAGCGTCCATAATGATGAAATTTGGTTCATACTATCCTCAGAAAAGTCTCACATAGAATCTCGTCCTGTACAGCTGACATGTCAGAGTACTTCTATTGTCCAAACCATCAGAAAA is a window encoding:
- the LOC107453365 gene encoding sodium-dependent phosphate transporter 1-A; protein product: MFEAYSNDVLWIVVIGFLVAFFLAFGVGANDVANSFGTSVGSKVLTLTQACILATIFEILGALLMGFKVSDTIRKDIYDLDMYENEEKVLMMGNMAALFGSATWNIIATLLRLPISGTHSIVGAVLGFTLVVKGFRGIQWKTLGFIVSSWFLSPVLSGVVSVIIFLLIRKFILSKDKPSQVGVAFIYIISVFINVLSIVLDGSPVLYLDRLPPWLAVVISAAVGIIVGVIIQFLIVGNKKKQVPIEQAHEEISLENPISKDENLMLTDDDHPEVRKLFKGLQIMTAIFGSFAHGGNDVSNAIAPLISLWLLYTKDTNGSTPAWLLIYGGFGISIGLWVMGRKVIQTMGQDLTKITPLSGFTIEIGATTTVLLASKIGIPISTTHCKVGSIVFVGMTRSTNDVDFKLFKNIILAWLVTLPFTGVISGLTMLVLYSTTIS